The DNA segment AATGTGTCTTGCAAAGAAAATTCCTACATTGTGGAAGATATTTGCTCAGGATCTGACCTTACAGTGATCAACAGTGGCAGGTTAGAAATTGAGACTTAAAAACTTTCCATGTCAGTGTTTTCATTGTTCATTAGTAGTGTGGGGTATCATTTTAGGCCCACATTTTTCAGTCATAAtgactttggttttatttatttttttcaattcagtGATTTCTTTAGTGGTTATACCATAGAAAACCCATTGGTGGCTCTTTCCAAATCCTCCGTCTGTCTCCAAATTTCACCCTCACATTGCTGCCACTAATATTCatatcaccaaattctactcacATTTTGTGATCTACCCTTTACTCATTATGGTTTTAGGTTATCACAGTTGGTTTATTTGAGGATATTATAGTTAGTCATGATTTACAGTTAATACGTGTCCTGTATTGACTTATGTGGTATGCtaaatatctatatttacatCTCCCTtatatgttttagtttttaaaaactatgtgaaTTTTCTGTTTGGTAGAGTTTTATACATACATCTTCTTTGAATAAACCCAAAAGATCACTATAGCTCCTAACcttgcattttagaaaataaaagacaggaaACCTCAAGAAAATACCAAtgcattaaggtttttttttcagtgaataaagtaaaaattaagctTTTTGGCAAGAGATAATGTTTCGGaagttcaaaagaaataaattgcagAAGGACAAAGGGCAATGAACGATTTTGCTCTAAGAATTTCATGTCATTTAGTGAGTTCCTAAGATCAATTTAAGAGTCAAAAATAAGCTAGTAAGTACTCTTGAAGAACACAGCCTgatattatgtaattatatacatTCAAGTTCTCATGGCCCATTCAATAATTTTGAAGCTGCTTTTAAGACCTGTGTCTTCTTCTATTCTTTCTCAATCCTTTTTTACATATCTTGTCTGTATTAAATGGTAATCCTTTTTATTGGGTACCAAATAATTAGGAGGATTTTAATATAActgaattttatctttaatttttttatccattaaaataaatctctatttttttcttcacctgTCCTTTTCAGTGTCTCTCATATCCTGTGTTCCTCCTCTCTCACCTTGCTTCTTAAATTTAACTAGATTCTCAGCAATTCTTGAgatgataattattttaaagtggaaaatgCAGGGAAACGTTTTGTTAAGATTGGACTTCTTGTGTTTTCTAGAGTATAAAAAATACACTTAGATTCACtgctgtgagaaaataattttcccttttaaagttttatgtaaattaaaccaTATATTTAGGAGCatagaaaaagtttaaaagcttTAAAGTCCTAGGTTTTATGGACCTTTACTTTAAACTGACATAATTCTAATACCAAAGAACAAATATAATGTTTTCCAATCCATTTCAACTCTCGACCATCATTCCAGTGGTGTAACAAAGTGATCATCTCCAAAGCTGGCACTTGATATTGAAAAGTGTACTACTACTATTCTTTCATTCTAATGGTGATTAGCAGTGTTTATCACTCAGATCTTTCTCCAGAAAACTAAACAGAAATTAAAGTTATCACTTATTGCCTTGAGGCTTTTAAGTTGAATGTTTTAACCACCCAGTGTTCTCAAGATGATTGTTAGCAGTGGATCTGAGATAGAAGACATAATTTGACTGTCTTCCTTTGGCAGAAAATCATTCCCTTCTCAACATGCGACCCTCGCTGCCTTTGCTGCTGTGTACGTTTCGGTAAGTCACTGGCTCTTTTTCATCAATCTGTGTCCtagagaaaattagagaaatgagTGCGGTGTCCAAGTGACTAATTAGGTTATATAGCCATGTAATAAAAGAACAGTAAACTTTAGTATAGCAGTCCTGCAACACAATTGCATCGAGAGCAGAAACTGGGTGATACTGGAAACAATATTACAGTAAAAGAACTTTTCTACACAGTCATAATATTTATTCATCCCAGTATTCCTCCAATGTAATATTGTACCTCATGGCAGGGTACCGTGAGCTACATGAATGTTATAAATCTGAAACTGAAAGAACTGTGTTaagcacaacacacacacacacacacacacacacatgctttacTTTCAGCATTTATGTAACAGTTCAAAGTCAGTGTAAATTTGATAAATGATATGCAATGAATCATCATCATATCTGATTAATACAATAATCCATCAGGTCTTATGTGAGAAAAGTAGACTGAAATTATGTGACAAGTAACGTGGAAACTAAACAGTTATCTGGCTAATTTTATggcttcaatttatttttcaaagtttcatGTAAGTCTGTTTTTTACTAGATGAATTTgctatgtatttcctttttttcaggtATAGAACATTACAGGGCAAATGGAACAGTAAAATTGATGTTGAGTGTACCAGTTAGGCTTTGAGTTTAAGTGTTTGATTACAATTTAATAGTAAAATGACCTTTCTAACATACTTAAcacatctctttcatttttaagatgtACTTCAATTCCACATTAACGGATTCCTCTAAGCTTCTGAAACCTCTCTTGGTCTTCACGTTTATCATCTGTGGGATCATCTGTGGGCTAACACGGATAACTCAGTATAAGAACCACCCAGTTGATGTCTATTGTGGCTTTTTAATAGGAGGAGGAATTGCTCTGTACTtggtaaataatttattattcttaCTTGATTAACCACAGTTTAAATGGAAAACTTGCACTGAACATTTTGTACTGTAATAATTTACTTGCAATATAGTTTATATACGTGAGAAAATGTTTGGGTGCCTCTCCATTCTAAGCCAAAACACACATCCTACtttcagcaaaataatttttttaacttttcccatGGACTAGAAACTCCACTTTTAGGATTATTGCATTTTATCCTCATCCACACACATGCCGAAAAGAATCAAGGATTACTTTTGCTAgtataattttatagatgaggaaagtaaaTATTAGTGAAAGTAAGGTTCATGACAGTGAAGGTTTAGTAGTTTATATAATTTGCCCAACAACACAAATGTAGCATCTGGATATATAGGCACCAACTAATACTGAATTTTTTAGCAGTATTCTATTTTCAAGCCTAATCTTCTTTCAAAGGAAATATTCTCagcataaggaaactgagattaTCCATTTCATGCATTaattctttcactcattcattttacatttattcagtaTATGATCTGTGCTAGGTACTATACTGAGCATCAGAACAGTGAGAATATATAGTCTTAAGAAGTCTTCAGTGTAAAGactaataaaaatacagatggtTACAATATGTTAAATGATATAATAGGGTGTGAACAAAATGTTTTGGAATAGCAGACTGAAGAAGGAAGTTAGGGAAGCCTTCAGAGACATGATGtggtttttaagaaataagaaatttttttcttagggtaagaaaaggaggaaggactTTCAAGCAGAAGAAACTACACAGGCAAAAAGATGGACGCATGAAAAAGCAAGTATAAATGGAAGGTGAGGGAACAGGAAGTATGAGAGATAATGGCCAGTTTCCAGCTTGGAAGACTGGGCAGATGGTGACTTCTGGTCTAGCAGACCAGGTAAACAATGGAGGGAGCAGCTTGGTCAAAGCAGCTCAATTTAAGGATCCACAGGCAGTTGAAGAGTTGGGTCTGGAGCTCAAAAGAGCAATTGATAGGGGAGAAATAGACTTGGAAGTCATGGATATTATTGGAGGAAGCACCATTATAGTTATAGGGGTATATAAAATTGTTAGGTAATAAGAATAAAAGCCAAGAGACACCAACATGCAAGcagcacagagaggaagaggcaatAACCAAGGAAACTGAGAGAGGCtggtagagaaatgaaaatcatctATAGCAGCAGTTCAATCACGTGATCTTGGTGCACTGTGGAAGGTGTTACAAGAAAATGATtacaaaaaaatagtaaaagtgcTGAGGCAAGCAgtgattaattttcatttttataaactagGATGGTCAGGATTGTTACTTCAAATCTCATGCTTACTCACATGCTTTCTTCTGTGGCAGAGAATATGATCCAGGTAAAGATAGTATTCCAGGAATTGGGCATAAGCTTGGGTTTCTCATGCGAATGTTGATTGGTGATGTGTGTTACAGAATAAGAAGACTGAGAACTGCATCCCCGTAGTTCAAGAATTGCCTTCACACGTGTGTGATTTCATGGTGTCCTGGAATTAGCATGGGCTCCATAGTCTGAAGAATTTGGGCTTGAATCTCAAATATCCTTGACATGTGGCCAAGTTACATAGTCTCTAAGAAGCTTGTTTCTTCACctatgaaatgagaataatagcTACTTACTTCATGGTATAACAAGGATGAAGCAACTATATTTATTAAGCACAATGCTAGGCACTGAATGTTGAACAATATGGGCAGAGGTTATTTGCAGTCTAGTGGATGATTTTCCTAAACTTACAacaattattacaattattaatACAACATTAGGTAGGCCTGCTCATCCTGGGAAATCTGGCAGCGAGAGCATAGATAGAtattatttagaagaaaatttcaacCGGGAATTAAAGTGGTTGGATAGGCAGAAGCTTgactttatttaatttctgtttgcATTCTATGCCCTGAGGTTGCATATTCATCAATTCTAAGCCAATGCTGTTTTAAATTGTTAAGCATTCTATAAAATGTTGATTCCATGGGATTCTTTTGGCTTGATTTGAAATGGTAGACAGTGGCTACCATTCATGGAAATTAATACCCAAATAGGTATCTGTTCCTTGCTCATATCTCCAAACTAAGCATCTTAGAAATTGAAAATCCATCAGGGATTTGGTCTTCTAcgtgtaaaaagtaaaaattctgaATCTGAATTTTTACTTTATCCAAATTTGTATCCCCCaaatctaaaataacaaaaaattggTAGGTTAAGTATGAAAgcaagattaaataaaatttagctcAAATTTAGTGTCCTAGCACTAAATTGACCAAATATACACTTCCAAACTTGagaccaagttaaaaaaaagaatgtgggtgCCCCAAACTAGTGACAATTTCTGCCCTGTCTTCTGAGAATTCTGCACAATACTGAACACACAGGGCTGTGCTCGATCTGAGTCATAACAACATTTGTATCTGACCTCACTGCAAAACCTGATGACATGTTTTATGAATGATTTGgtgtttcatatttttcacaCCTCTCCTGCTTTCCATCATAAGGTGTGATTAAAAAGGAAGGTAAAATAAATCAGTTAAGCTATTCAAGGTGTCGCTCAACAAGAGGTTCCTAaatccagaaaaatgaaatgctttgaaAAGCAGAAGAATGTCTTATTTCTCtcattgtctgtctttttgttttctctcaaaacATACAGAAGATAGATAAGATTCACAAAAACATCCAGTgggatggagaaaggagaggaaatccaactaataaaaaataacGGGCTCCTTATTTCTGAACAGTTAGTTCAGCAATTTATGATATAACTTACAAACTACTTCCTGAGTAATTGTActtttggttttttgttatttgtattagTCAGCAGTGTATAGACAGCATATACCTTATTTATATGCGTCAGTGGGTCCTCTAAGACAAACTCTTAGTAACCATGTCTTCTAGTGCATGATGTTCTTGTTTCTTTCCAATACCAGGGCCTGTATGCTGTGGGAAATTTTCTGCCTAGTGAAGAGAGTATGTTTCAGCACAGAGAAGCCCTCAGGTCTCTGACAGACCTCAACCAAGACCCCAGCAGAGTATTATCTGCTAAAAATGGCAGCAGCAGTGATGGAATTGCTCACACAGAAGGCATCCTCAACCGAAACCACAGAGATGCCAGCTCACTGACAAACCTCAAAAGGGCAAACGCTGATGTAGAAATCATCACTCCACGGAGTCCCATGGGGAAGGAGAACATGGTTACCTTTAGCAATACCCTACCTAGAGCCAACACCCCATCCGTAGAAGACCCTGTCAGACGAAATGCCACCATTCATGCCTCTATGGATTCTGCTCGATCAAAGCAGCTTCTCACCCAGTGGAAGAATAAGAATGAAAGCCGCAAGTTGTCCCTGCAAGTTATAGAGACTGAGCCTGGACAGTCACCACCCAGATCCATAGAAATGAGGTCAAGCTCAGAGCCCTCCAGAGTAGGGGTGAATGGAGACCACCATCCTCCCAGCAATCAGTACCTCAAGATCCAGCCTGGCACTGTCCCCGGATGTAACAATAGCATGCCTGGAGGACCAAGAGTGTCCATCCAGTCCCGCCCTGGGTCCTCGCAGTTAGTGCACATCCCCGAGGAGACGCAGGAAAACATAAGCACCTCTCCCAAAAGCAGCTCTGCTCGGGCCAAGTGGTTGAAAGCTGCAGAGAAGACCGTGGCCTGTAATAGAAGCAACAGCCAGCCCCGAATAATGCAAGTAATAGCAATGTCCAAGCAGCAGGGTGTCCTGCAAAGCAGCCCCAAGAACACCGAAGGCAGCACTGTCTCCTGCACTGGCTCCATCCGCTACAAAACCTTGACAGACCACGAACCCAGTGGGATCGTAAGAGTTGAGGCTCACCCGGAGAACAACAGGCCCATCATACAGATCCCATCTACCGAAGGCGAAGGTAGCGGCTCCTGGAAATGGAAAGCCCCTGAAAAGGGCAGCCTTCGCCAAACTTACGAGCTCAACGATCTCAACAGGGACTCAGAAAGCTGTGAGTCCCTGAAAGACAGTTTTGGCTCTGGAGATCGCAAGAGAAGCAACATAGATAACAATGAGCATCACCACCATGGAATCACCACTATCCGTGTCACCCCAGTAGAGGGCAGCGAAATTGGTTCAGAGACGctgtctgtttcttcttcccGCGACTCTACCCTGCGGAGAAAGGGCAACATCATCTTAATCCCTGAAAGAAGTAACAGCCCGGAAAACACTAGAAATATCTTCTACAAGGGAACCTCCCCAACACGGGCTTATAAGGATTGAGTGATGGGATTCAATCCCTTGAGCGAACCCCCCAGAAGACCATGTCTTGATTCTCCCTCTGTGCTCTGTTTTCAGTGGATTGGGAAGCCTTCTCATCAAACTGGGTCATCttaccatcagcccagagctcaatgACTCTTGAGAACTACTACATGCAAAGCTTGTAGATTTCACATCAAGGGGAGGGAAAAGCACAATGCAAGAACCTAATTAATATGATAAGGTGAAGAATCTTAAGACCTATCTTCAAACTCAAAAGGTTTGCAGAAGGCAGTATCAGAAGAAAGTGGTTTCCTTCAGTGTATACTATTTTACTTCCTGAATGTGCCAACTTTAgggatttttctttataattagcTGTGGGAATCCAGAACACGGTTCCCTACAGCAGAGGCCATGCagtattatatattcattttgcaGAATCTGCGCCTACAGCCCAGTAAGGGTGGTGCTGATTATTATAGTACACATACCATGTAAACTCTCAAATTCTATTTAGCTGTGAAATAGTGGCGTGCAATTCCTTGTCAAAGAAATGCTACTGTATTAAGAAGACGCTGGCTGCTTTGTGTTAGAATAGGACACCCCGCAGCTTCTCTGTAGTGGCTCTGTCAcagtcaaaaaatgaaaaagttttgtgcatttcttcaaaattatgctttcttcaacaacaaaaaatgtgtaGGAATATTTTCAGTGAAAGGGAATAACTAGTACTTTtctacatagtttttttttcttgctgcttactttttatttaagtgtAGGTACTACTAATGATTCTGTTTTTTAGTGAGTAAATTtgcataacttaaaaaatacattgttttagagtttttcaaaaatgtgatcatattttgcattttatggctcctcctttatttattaattatttttttgatgtcatagatatgtttttctatttttaaagcaagaataACAGTTGACATTCCTTGAGCAAAATATACTGCTGTGAATTTATAAACAAGAAATCTGAACCAACACTTGACATTGTGGGTTACATTGCCAGCAATGTTGGTTGAGTCTACCCTTGGATATCTCCAACCAGCTGGCTTAGGTTGCTATCTTAATCAGTAATCCAAAAACTCTGTTTTGTTCCAGATTAGTAATTTTTTGTATTCTAATAACCAGTAAATCAGAGCAACAGTAGTTAGGTTTTACCTTCTTCCCTAAGATATTTTTGTCAATTGGACATCAACAGGAAgaatctggaaaaacaaaatgcaaattgaTAAGTGAAAGTATCTCACAATATAAATTAAGaatgtatttcttcaaaatatctAAATAGACACAGTTTTTGTGCTTAATATGCAAACAACAATTTTGCTACCTATCCTGAATAAAGCCTTCAGCCTaaatcaaaggaaacaaatattatCAATAAGAAGAAGATAAAACCAAAACATTTGGAGGTGTTTTCCAACTTAAAAATTTAACTGTGGAGAAATATTTGGTTCTTGGAATTTAGTATCAAACCTTTTTTACACCATTTCTTAAGAATTCTAATATACACTTGGTGATTGCCAAGGGGATAAAAGGTAACAACAAAGCTGGTTGATCTGATCTGTTTTCAGTGAGAACAGAAGGTAGGGGTTGTTAAGAGATAAAGAGTATCACATCATTATCAACTTCTACAGGAAAAGGGCAAAGCTTTCTAGAGTTAACCAACCTCCTAAGAGCATTAGGGATTTAGCTGAAACCAGCAGAATTGAAAACTCTGGCAATAAAATATGATTCAACTATATCCCTTCTGGCAATTTCCTTCTCAGAGAGGGGAGTGGGAGTAAAATGTTGCCTTCCCCACTTCTCACCACCGCCACCATCACGGCACTCCTACTGGCTTTTGCCATTTCATAGAGAGGAAGGTGGACTGGTTTTAGTactctgaagaaaaaataataaagctgcaGCATTTCAGGTGCAGTATGATATTTCCTAATCTTTCCTATTTCttaacaaaagattttaaagtacTTCTCTAGtcattgaaggtttttttttctttacataaatattgatatattctttttctaCTCAAAGTGCCAAAGGCTACAGTTTTTAATGACTGAACAAATTGTACCACATTGTTAAGGAAATATAATGATAGTCGCTAGAACTCAGACCTCTGCATGTATATTTGATAATacatcttttgtaaaaaaaaattacaaaaatatttgtttacattcCACTGgtaccttaatttaaaataaatgagactaACAGGTGGTATCTCTTCTTAGTGTTCTATTTATCTGATTTGCTAATGAGAGCACTTCTTCCTTTGTTAGGCTGTGCTTTACTGATAAAACCAAGTATTGAATAAAGAgagtaattatctttttaaagtaaataaaattatgaaaaaatatataatatatataaagtattgtgtttaataaaatgttatgcAATGTTTTCCAAACTGATAAAGTTTGTAAAGTGCTATAATGTATTTTGTTAAGTACAGATTAAAGCTATTGTGTGAGTATATTGTGCTAACATCATAGAAATAAAGATTAGATTTCTTCATCAAAATTggaacattttgattttttacttCAGAGTATGAATGGATAATAACTTGGCTTATAGGAAAACATctgaagaaataagaatgaatCAGAACTGATTATATTCATAACTGTTTAGAAGAAAGAGAGTTGACTAACAAAAGTTGGTCAAACTATGCCATAATTTTCCCTcatcatttagaatttttattttatgcttattaAAGGGGCTCTTTTAGATTTACTTAGGCATAGATATTTTACATATCAATGTTATAaagcatgaaaacaaaaatacgtCAGGGCCAATTGCTCTGAATCAATTTTTGACTAAGAGTAGTTGATGTGCCTCTTTTCTTCCATATTATTACCCCCCGTGCCAGATTTTCTCTAAAAGAATGCTCTACTATTAATTCCAGGATTGTTTTTCCAAGCTATTAGCATCTGTTTT comes from the Acinonyx jubatus isolate Ajub_Pintada_27869175 chromosome C1, VMU_Ajub_asm_v1.0, whole genome shotgun sequence genome and includes:
- the PLPPR4 gene encoding phospholipid phosphatase-related protein type 4, which produces MQRAGSSGARGECDISGAGRLRLEKAARLGCAVHTSPGGGRGLRQAAGMSAKERPKGKVIKDSVTLLPCFYFVELPILASSVVSLYFLELTDVFKPVHSGFSCYDRSLSMPYIEPTQEAIPFLMLLSLAFAGPAITIMVGEGILYCCLSKRRNGVGLEPNINAGGCNFNSFLRRAVRFVGVHVFGLCSTALITDIIQLSTGYQAPYFLTVCKPNYTSLNVSCKENSYIVEDICSGSDLTVINSGRKSFPSQHATLAAFAAVYVSMYFNSTLTDSSKLLKPLLVFTFIICGIICGLTRITQYKNHPVDVYCGFLIGGGIALYLGLYAVGNFLPSEESMFQHREALRSLTDLNQDPSRVLSAKNGSSSDGIAHTEGILNRNHRDASSLTNLKRANADVEIITPRSPMGKENMVTFSNTLPRANTPSVEDPVRRNATIHASMDSARSKQLLTQWKNKNESRKLSLQVIETEPGQSPPRSIEMRSSSEPSRVGVNGDHHPPSNQYLKIQPGTVPGCNNSMPGGPRVSIQSRPGSSQLVHIPEETQENISTSPKSSSARAKWLKAAEKTVACNRSNSQPRIMQVIAMSKQQGVLQSSPKNTEGSTVSCTGSIRYKTLTDHEPSGIVRVEAHPENNRPIIQIPSTEGEGSGSWKWKAPEKGSLRQTYELNDLNRDSESCESLKDSFGSGDRKRSNIDNNEHHHHGITTIRVTPVEGSEIGSETLSVSSSRDSTLRRKGNIILIPERSNSPENTRNIFYKGTSPTRAYKD